Proteins found in one Flavobacterium channae genomic segment:
- the typA gene encoding translational GTPase TypA, which translates to MTSIRNIAIIAHVDHGKTTLVDKIMYHCQLFRENENTGDLILDNNDLERERGITITSKNVSVTYKGTKINIIDTPGHADFGGEVERVLNMADGVCLLVDAFEGPMPQTRFVLQKAIDLGLKPCVVINKVDKENCTPEEVHEKVFDLMFELGAEEWQLDFPTVYGSAKNNWMSDDWKNQTENIEPLLDMVLENIPAPKVSEGTPQMLITSLDFSSFTGRIAIGRLQRGVLREGMNVSLVKRDGKIIKTKIKELHTFEGLGRKKVEEVVAGDICALVGLEGFEIGDTVADFENPEALETIAIDEPTMSMLFTINDSPFFGKEGKFVTSRHVKERLEKELEKNLALRVQETNSADKFMVFGRGVLHLSVLIETMRREGYELQIGQPQVIIKEIDGVKCEPIEELTIDLPENLSGRAVEFVTVRKGEMLSMEPKGDRMIIKFNIPSRGIIGLRNQLLTATAGEAIMSHRFIEYQPYKGEIAGRINGSLISMENGKAIPYSINKLQDRGKFFVDPNEDVYEGQVVGENSRGDDMVINITKTKQLTNFRSAGADDKTRIVPAIKFSLEEALEYIQKDEYVEVTPKSLRLRKIYLNENDRKRFKIA; encoded by the coding sequence ATGACTTCTATTAGAAACATCGCAATTATTGCACACGTTGACCACGGTAAAACTACTTTGGTTGATAAAATTATGTACCACTGTCAGTTGTTTCGTGAAAACGAGAACACTGGAGATTTGATCTTAGATAATAATGACTTAGAGCGAGAAAGAGGTATTACAATTACTTCTAAAAACGTTTCAGTAACTTACAAAGGAACGAAAATCAACATTATCGATACTCCTGGTCACGCCGATTTCGGTGGTGAAGTTGAGCGTGTACTTAATATGGCTGATGGTGTTTGTCTTTTAGTAGACGCATTTGAAGGACCAATGCCTCAAACGCGTTTTGTATTACAAAAAGCTATAGACTTAGGGTTAAAACCTTGTGTTGTTATTAATAAAGTAGATAAAGAAAACTGTACTCCAGAAGAAGTACATGAAAAAGTTTTCGATTTAATGTTTGAATTAGGTGCTGAAGAATGGCAGTTAGATTTCCCAACAGTTTATGGCTCGGCGAAAAACAACTGGATGTCTGACGATTGGAAAAATCAAACAGAAAATATTGAGCCACTTTTAGATATGGTATTGGAAAATATTCCTGCACCAAAAGTATCTGAAGGAACACCTCAAATGTTAATTACATCTTTAGATTTCTCATCTTTTACAGGTCGTATTGCAATTGGCCGTTTACAAAGAGGTGTTTTACGTGAAGGAATGAATGTTTCTTTAGTAAAAAGAGATGGTAAAATTATCAAAACTAAAATTAAAGAGTTACACACTTTTGAAGGTTTAGGACGTAAAAAAGTAGAAGAAGTTGTAGCTGGAGATATTTGTGCATTAGTAGGTTTAGAAGGTTTTGAAATTGGTGATACTGTTGCTGATTTTGAAAATCCAGAAGCATTAGAAACTATTGCTATTGATGAGCCAACAATGAGTATGTTGTTTACAATTAACGATTCGCCTTTCTTTGGGAAAGAAGGTAAATTTGTAACTTCTCGTCACGTAAAAGAACGTTTAGAAAAAGAATTAGAGAAAAACTTAGCACTACGTGTTCAAGAAACAAATTCTGCTGATAAATTCATGGTTTTTGGTCGTGGAGTTCTTCACTTATCGGTTTTAATTGAAACGATGAGAAGAGAAGGATATGAGTTACAAATTGGTCAGCCACAAGTAATCATTAAAGAAATTGATGGTGTTAAATGTGAGCCAATAGAAGAGTTAACAATCGATTTACCAGAAAACCTTTCAGGAAGAGCTGTAGAGTTTGTTACTGTTCGTAAAGGTGAAATGTTATCTATGGAACCAAAAGGTGATCGTATGATTATTAAATTCAACATCCCATCTCGTGGAATTATTGGTTTAAGAAATCAATTATTAACGGCTACTGCTGGTGAAGCTATCATGTCACACCGTTTTATTGAGTACCAACCGTACAAAGGAGAAATTGCTGGACGTATTAATGGTTCATTAATTTCTATGGAAAATGGTAAAGCAATTCCTTATTCAATCAATAAATTACAAGATAGAGGTAAATTCTTCGTTGATCCTAATGAAGATGTTTACGAAGGACAAGTAGTTGGTGAAAACTCTCGTGGAGATGATATGGTTATCAATATTACTAAAACGAAACAGTTAACTAACTTCCGTTCTGCTGGAGCAGATGATAAAACAAGAATTGTTCCTGCTATCAAGTTCTCATTAGAAGAAGCATTAGAATACATTCAAAAAGATGAGTATGTAGAAGTAACACCAAAATCGTTACGTTTACGTAAAATCTATTTGAATGAAAACGATAGAAAACGTTTTAAAATAGCATAA
- a CDS encoding peptidylprolyl isomerase — protein MKNIIKSIIVVLSFVTTTLAQNKKQEGIFAEINTVKGKIVVELEYKKTPITVANFVSLAEGKNPKADAKFKGKPYYNGLKFHRVIADFMIQGGCPDGTGAGHPGYKFDDEIVADLKHSGKGILSMANAGPGTNGSQFFITHKATPHLDGRHTVFGHVVSGQEVVDKIAQNDVITSVKIIRVGKEAKKFNAEKTFADYFAKKEAAEKEAAEKQKEAKEKALKEFANAATTASGLKYIVLQEGTGNKPVATSNVKVHYTGMFLDGKVFDSSVQRGETIDFGLNQVIKGWTEGVQLMPEGSKYKFYIPSNLAYGERGAGGVIPPNADLIFEIELIKINQ, from the coding sequence ATGAAGAATATAATCAAATCTATCATAGTTGTTCTAAGTTTTGTTACAACAACTCTAGCACAAAACAAAAAGCAAGAAGGGATCTTTGCTGAAATAAATACTGTAAAAGGAAAAATTGTAGTTGAATTGGAATACAAAAAAACGCCAATTACAGTTGCCAACTTTGTTTCATTAGCTGAAGGTAAAAACCCAAAAGCAGATGCGAAATTCAAAGGAAAACCATATTACAATGGATTAAAATTCCACAGAGTTATTGCTGATTTTATGATTCAAGGTGGATGCCCAGACGGAACTGGAGCCGGTCATCCAGGTTATAAATTTGATGATGAAATAGTTGCTGATTTAAAACATTCTGGAAAAGGAATTTTATCGATGGCAAATGCTGGACCTGGCACAAATGGAAGTCAATTTTTCATTACACATAAAGCAACACCTCATTTAGATGGAAGACATACTGTTTTTGGACATGTTGTAAGCGGACAAGAAGTAGTGGACAAAATTGCTCAAAATGATGTAATAACATCTGTTAAAATAATCCGAGTAGGAAAAGAAGCAAAAAAATTCAATGCTGAAAAAACATTTGCTGATTACTTTGCTAAAAAAGAAGCTGCTGAAAAAGAAGCTGCTGAAAAACAAAAAGAAGCTAAAGAAAAAGCTTTAAAAGAATTTGCTAATGCAGCTACTACAGCAAGTGGTTTAAAATATATTGTTCTTCAAGAAGGAACAGGAAACAAACCAGTTGCAACAAGTAACGTAAAAGTTCATTATACTGGAATGTTCTTAGATGGTAAAGTATTTGACAGTAGTGTACAAAGAGGAGAAACAATTGATTTTGGATTAAATCAAGTAATTAAAGGATGGACAGAAGGTGTTCAATTAATGCCTGAAGGTTCTAAATACAAGTTTTATATTCCTTCAAATTTAGCTTACGGAGAAAGAGGAGCTGGCGGGGTTATTCCACCAAATGCTGATTTAATATTTGAGATTGAACTTATCAAAATCAACCAATAA
- a CDS encoding peptidylprolyl isomerase has translation MKITSILLVSIITFFSSCTKSYDSLKEGLYADIETSKGNIIVNLEFQKVPNTVANFVTLAEGKNPFVSQEFKGKPFYDGLKFHRVIADFMIQGGDPNGDGSGGPGYKFKDEFHPDLKHSKSGILSMANAGPSTNGSQFFITHKETPWLDNMHTVFGEVVEGLDVVNTIEVDDVIEKVTIIRIGSAAKKFDALKIFKNYYSSVAKEIKEAEEKNKQILESKAKEIATLKATGTKTASGLIYQVIKKGTDKKPSNGNQVKIHYAGYLENGQLFDTSYEDVARLYGKFDQNRANQDGYSGYPVTIGNLPFIPGFNEGVNMMNFGDKLMLYIPSNLGYGQQGAGDVIPPNANIIFEVELLEIR, from the coding sequence ATGAAAATTACCTCAATTTTATTAGTAAGTATTATTACTTTTTTTTCCTCTTGTACAAAATCGTATGATTCATTAAAAGAGGGATTATATGCCGATATTGAAACATCAAAAGGAAACATTATTGTAAATTTAGAATTTCAAAAAGTTCCTAATACCGTTGCTAACTTTGTAACATTAGCAGAAGGTAAAAACCCATTTGTTAGTCAAGAATTCAAAGGAAAACCATTTTATGATGGATTAAAATTCCACAGAGTAATTGCAGATTTCATGATTCAAGGTGGTGATCCAAATGGAGATGGTTCTGGAGGTCCAGGTTATAAATTTAAAGATGAATTTCATCCCGATTTAAAACATTCAAAATCCGGAATTTTATCGATGGCGAATGCTGGTCCATCTACAAACGGAAGTCAATTCTTCATTACACATAAAGAAACTCCTTGGTTAGACAATATGCACACAGTATTTGGTGAAGTTGTTGAAGGTTTGGACGTTGTAAACACAATTGAAGTTGACGATGTAATTGAAAAAGTTACTATCATTAGAATTGGAAGTGCAGCAAAAAAATTCGATGCATTGAAAATTTTTAAAAACTACTACTCTTCTGTAGCTAAAGAAATTAAAGAAGCAGAAGAAAAAAACAAACAAATTCTTGAAAGTAAAGCAAAAGAAATAGCAACTTTAAAAGCTACTGGTACAAAAACAGCATCTGGTTTAATTTATCAAGTTATTAAAAAAGGAACTGACAAAAAACCTTCAAACGGAAATCAAGTTAAAATTCATTATGCTGGTTATTTAGAAAATGGTCAATTATTTGATACAAGCTATGAAGATGTTGCTAGACTTTATGGCAAATTTGATCAAAACAGAGCCAATCAAGATGGATATTCAGGTTATCCTGTAACCATTGGAAATTTACCTTTTATTCCTGGTTTTAACGAAGGAGTAAACATGATGAACTTTGGTGATAAATTAATGCTTTACATTCCGTCTAATTTGGGTTATGGACAACAAGGAGCTGGAGATGTAATTCCACCAAATGCAAATATTATTTTTGAAGTTGAACTTTTAGAAATTAGATAA
- the gldI gene encoding gliding motility-associated peptidyl-prolyl isomerase GldI codes for MRIQNLFLFGVILFFTSCSQQQQARKPISHTSGTFIKESIERNKVLIADEEDLIAEIIKNDSLKSYIASTKGYWYKYETKVNEATPSPKRGDIAFFDYEIKDLKNRIIYTATETKPQTYYVDKENIMMGLRDGIKLMKKGEKVTFLFPSHMAYGYHGDDKKIGTNEPLICTVSLNDIKEDTQAKN; via the coding sequence ATGCGAATTCAAAACCTATTCCTTTTTGGAGTTATATTGTTTTTTACAAGTTGTTCGCAACAACAACAAGCTAGAAAACCTATATCTCACACTTCGGGAACATTTATAAAAGAATCTATTGAGCGTAACAAAGTATTAATTGCTGATGAAGAAGATTTAATTGCCGAAATCATTAAAAATGATTCTTTAAAATCGTACATAGCTTCAACTAAAGGCTATTGGTACAAATACGAAACTAAAGTTAATGAAGCTACACCTTCACCAAAACGTGGAGATATTGCTTTTTTCGATTATGAAATTAAAGATTTAAAAAATAGAATCATTTATACCGCTACCGAAACCAAACCACAAACGTATTATGTAGACAAAGAAAACATAATGATGGGATTGCGTGATGGAATTAAATTGATGAAAAAAGGAGAAAAAGTTACTTTCTTATTCCCTTCTCACATGGCGTATGGTTATCATGGTGATGATAAAAAAATTGGCACAAACGAGCCTTTAATTTGCACAGTAAGTTTAAACGATATTAAAGAAGATACTCAAGCTAAAAATTAA
- a CDS encoding DHH family phosphoesterase gives MMQIHEIEAIKSLLASPKRITIIPHRNPDGDAMGSTLGLYHTLKQLNHEVTVIAPNEFPDFLAWLPESNKVMIFERSFDTCKAILEKSELLFTLDFNALHRTGDQMENVLKTLSAPSIMIDHHQAPDGYATYTFSDTNYGSTCEMVYDFIHQLGYENLINKTVATCLYTGIVTDSGSFRFPKTTSATHKCVADLIDKGINNSEIHNLLFDNSSYNRLLLLGKALQNLKMLPEYKTTYITLTQDELNEFGHQKGDTEGIVNYGLSIKGIDFTAIFIENKEEGIIKISFRSQGDFDVNQFARNHFNGGGHINAAGGKSFSNLEETIQQFIAILAKEKK, from the coding sequence ATGATGCAGATACACGAAATTGAAGCTATTAAATCGCTATTAGCTTCACCAAAAAGAATTACAATTATACCTCACAGAAACCCTGATGGCGATGCTATGGGTTCTACTTTAGGATTATATCATACACTAAAACAGCTTAACCATGAGGTTACTGTTATAGCTCCAAATGAATTTCCAGATTTTTTAGCATGGTTACCAGAAAGCAATAAAGTCATGATATTTGAACGTAGTTTTGATACTTGCAAAGCTATTCTAGAAAAATCGGAATTATTATTTACATTAGATTTCAATGCGCTTCATAGAACAGGAGATCAAATGGAAAATGTTTTAAAAACCCTTTCGGCTCCAAGTATAATGATTGATCATCATCAAGCTCCTGATGGTTATGCAACTTATACTTTTTCAGATACCAATTATGGTTCTACTTGCGAAATGGTTTACGATTTTATTCACCAATTAGGTTATGAAAACCTAATCAACAAAACAGTTGCAACATGTTTGTATACTGGGATTGTAACTGATTCAGGAAGTTTCCGTTTCCCAAAAACAACAAGCGCTACTCACAAATGCGTTGCTGATTTAATCGATAAAGGAATTAACAATAGTGAAATTCACAATCTCCTTTTCGATAATTCATCATACAATCGTTTATTATTACTTGGTAAAGCATTACAAAATTTAAAAATGCTTCCAGAATATAAAACTACCTACATTACGTTAACCCAAGACGAGCTTAATGAATTTGGTCATCAAAAAGGAGACACAGAAGGTATTGTAAATTACGGATTAAGTATAAAAGGCATCGATTTTACTGCCATTTTTATTGAAAACAAAGAAGAAGGAATTATTAAAATTTCTTTCCGATCTCAAGGTGATTTTGATGTTAATCAATTTGCTCGAAATCATTTTAACGGTGGTGGTCATATCAACGCTGCTGGAGGAAAATCTTTTTCAAATTTAGAAGAAACTATACAACAATTTATTGCTATTTTAGCAAAAGAAAAAAAATAA
- a CDS encoding T9SS type B sorting domain-containing protein, with the protein MRTFKNIISVFVLTFGFQLTNGQNITVDENYTAQELVEDILINSPCANVFNISVSGGNFATGEKSFGFFDATGTSFPFQNGIILSTGKINNAPGPNSYLSDDGGSMGWNGDLDLNQALGLSNTFNATILEFDFVPLGTSISFDYIFSSEQYLSNPMSNQCNYTDGFAFLLKKNGEPNYENLAVVPGTNIPVKVNTVRGSGTICPQANETYFDAFNGTVHPTNYNGQTKVLTAQSNVIPGETYHIKLVIADEGNYRFDSAIFLGGGSFNFGIDLGDDRLIATGNPLCPGETLTVDATQAGATGYQWFLNGNQIPGAINATYSITSEGDYTVEIYFGTTTCSPPSQILKIEYAETLVVNEDTFTECDADANQDGKTVFDLNAIKNQLFTNLPANYVVSFFETQTSTTALPTSYTNTTAFSQTIFARVTNIQGCYTDYPVNLTINTFNEIVTDETLGLCESNSLILDAGSGFTSYSWNTTPVQTTQQITVTTAGTYTVTLTNATNCTKDKTFTVDASGIATIDNININDFQDNNTATIEISNTSLGDYEYSLDGINYQDSPIFYHLEAGEYTVFVQDKKGCGIVFETFYILDYPKYFTPNNDGYNDTWFIKNLDKRNLENSTITIFDRYGKLLKQLTGLGDGWNGTFNGQTLPATDYWFEIQLSNGKSVKGHFTLKR; encoded by the coding sequence ATGCGTACTTTTAAAAACATCATTTCCGTCTTTGTTTTAACGTTTGGATTTCAATTAACAAACGGACAAAATATAACTGTAGATGAAAACTACACAGCACAAGAATTAGTTGAGGATATTTTAATCAACAGTCCTTGTGCTAATGTCTTTAATATAAGTGTTTCAGGTGGTAATTTTGCCACAGGTGAAAAGAGTTTTGGCTTTTTTGATGCAACTGGTACTTCTTTCCCTTTTCAAAACGGAATTATACTTTCGACCGGAAAAATAAACAATGCCCCAGGTCCAAATTCTTATTTATCTGATGATGGCGGAAGTATGGGATGGAATGGAGATCTTGATTTGAATCAGGCTTTAGGATTGAGCAACACTTTTAATGCTACTATTTTAGAATTTGATTTTGTTCCTTTGGGGACAAGTATAAGTTTTGATTACATCTTTTCATCGGAACAATACTTATCAAATCCAATGTCAAATCAGTGTAACTATACTGATGGTTTTGCTTTTTTACTTAAAAAAAATGGTGAGCCTAATTATGAAAATTTAGCAGTTGTTCCAGGAACAAATATTCCTGTTAAAGTAAACACTGTTAGAGGTTCAGGAACCATTTGTCCACAAGCAAATGAAACTTATTTTGATGCATTTAATGGAACAGTACATCCAACAAATTACAATGGACAAACTAAAGTTTTAACAGCGCAATCGAATGTAATTCCAGGGGAAACTTATCATATAAAATTAGTCATAGCTGATGAGGGAAATTATCGTTTTGATTCGGCTATTTTTCTTGGTGGAGGAAGTTTTAATTTTGGAATTGACTTAGGCGACGACCGCTTGATTGCAACAGGAAACCCTCTTTGTCCTGGCGAAACATTAACTGTTGACGCTACACAGGCTGGAGCAACTGGTTACCAATGGTTTCTAAACGGGAATCAAATTCCTGGCGCAATAAATGCGACTTATAGTATTACTTCTGAGGGAGATTATACTGTAGAAATTTATTTTGGTACTACCACATGTTCTCCTCCTTCCCAAATACTAAAAATAGAATATGCGGAAACATTAGTTGTAAACGAAGATACATTTACTGAATGTGACGCTGATGCTAACCAGGATGGAAAAACAGTTTTTGATTTAAATGCAATCAAAAATCAATTGTTTACTAATTTACCTGCCAACTATGTTGTTTCTTTTTTTGAAACACAAACAAGCACTACAGCTTTACCAACAAGCTATACTAATACAACAGCTTTTAGTCAAACCATATTTGCAAGAGTAACCAATATCCAAGGTTGTTACACTGATTATCCAGTTAATTTAACAATCAACACATTTAATGAAATTGTTACTGATGAAACTTTAGGTTTATGCGAAAGCAACAGTTTGATTTTGGATGCTGGTTCTGGATTTACTTCTTACAGTTGGAACACAACTCCAGTTCAAACAACACAACAAATAACCGTAACCACAGCCGGAACGTACACGGTAACATTAACTAATGCTACCAATTGTACAAAAGATAAAACATTTACAGTTGACGCTTCTGGAATTGCAACCATAGACAATATCAACATCAATGATTTCCAAGATAACAATACCGCTACAATTGAAATTTCAAACACAAGTTTAGGAGATTATGAATATTCATTAGATGGCATAAATTATCAAGATTCTCCAATATTTTACCATTTAGAAGCTGGCGAATACACTGTATTTGTTCAAGACAAAAAAGGTTGTGGAATTGTTTTTGAAACCTTTTACATCTTAGATTATCCAAAATATTTCACACCTAATAACGATGGTTACAACGATACTTGGTTCATCAAAAACCTTGATAAAAGAAACCTAGAAAACAGTACAATTACTATTTTTGATCGTTATGGAAAACTCTTAAAACAGCTAACTGGATTAGGTGACGGATGGAACGGAACTTTTAATGGTCAAACACTTCCTGCTACTGATTATTGGTTTGAAATTCAACTTTCTAATGGTAAATCTGTAAAAGGCCATTTTACTTTAAAACGTTAG
- a CDS encoding ABC transporter permease yields MKRLINIELQKIWLNKASRALSIIYFLSLFLLASIALIEFDFGPFKFEAAKSGFFNFPYIWHFTTYVASWFKLFLAVIIVSMVANEFSYGTLKQNLIDGMSKKEFLLSKFYTIILFSSVSTLLVFGISLILGLKYSSYTEIDIIFSDMSYLFAYFLKHVAFFSFCLFLSLLIKRSAFTLGFIFVWFLGENVGHAILKYNILGYKPQDKNTEAIDWVKDVLPLESMSNLIVEPFTRLNFVKSVSNTVGETFEKNYQVQPIFVGIVLAWTIIFILTSYYILKKRDL; encoded by the coding sequence ATGAAACGATTAATCAATATAGAATTACAAAAAATATGGCTTAATAAAGCGAGTCGTGCATTAAGCATCATATACTTTTTATCACTTTTTTTATTAGCAAGTATCGCACTAATAGAATTTGATTTTGGCCCTTTTAAATTTGAAGCAGCAAAAAGTGGCTTTTTTAATTTCCCTTACATCTGGCATTTTACGACTTATGTAGCTTCTTGGTTTAAATTATTTTTAGCGGTTATCATCGTTTCTATGGTAGCAAATGAATTTAGCTACGGAACATTAAAACAAAATTTAATTGACGGAATGTCTAAAAAAGAATTTTTACTTTCTAAATTCTATACTATTATTTTATTTTCTTCTGTTTCAACTTTACTTGTGTTTGGAATCAGTTTAATTTTAGGTTTAAAATATTCATCTTACACAGAAATTGATATTATTTTTTCTGATATGAGCTATTTGTTTGCTTATTTCTTAAAACATGTAGCATTCTTCTCGTTTTGTTTGTTTTTATCCTTATTAATCAAACGATCTGCTTTTACTTTAGGCTTTATATTTGTTTGGTTTTTAGGCGAAAACGTAGGACATGCTATTTTAAAATACAATATTTTAGGCTACAAACCTCAAGACAAAAACACAGAAGCAATTGATTGGGTTAAAGATGTTTTACCTTTAGAATCGATGTCTAATTTAATTGTAGAACCTTTCACAAGATTGAATTTTGTAAAATCAGTTTCAAATACAGTTGGCGAAACTTTTGAGAAAAATTATCAAGTGCAACCAATCTTTGTTGGAATCGTTTTAGCATGGACAATTATATTTATTTTAACATCTTATTACATTCTTAAAAAGCGCGATTTATAG
- a CDS encoding ABC transporter ATP-binding protein, with product METILKISNLHKKFRKVHAVNNVSLEIKKGNVYGILGPNGSGKSTTLGIVLNVVNKTSGDFSWFDGSLSTHDALKKVGAIIERPNFYPYMTAEENLKLVCKIKNIPFDKVNEKLELVGLLDRKDSKFKTFSLGMKQRLAIASALLNDPEILILDEPTNGLDPQGIRQIRDLIKIIANQGTTILLASHLLDEVEKVCSHVIVLRYGVTLYQGTVDEMLANEGFFELQADNLEELVQIVSQHQAVDKIEVQEGKVLVYLKAPLEAGELNQYLFNKNIVLTHLLKRKTSLEEQFLKLTN from the coding sequence TTGGAAACTATTTTAAAAATCTCAAATCTTCATAAAAAATTTAGAAAGGTTCATGCGGTAAACAATGTTTCTCTTGAAATTAAAAAAGGTAATGTTTATGGAATTTTAGGACCAAATGGTTCTGGAAAATCAACCACTTTAGGAATTGTTTTAAATGTCGTAAACAAAACTTCGGGCGATTTTTCTTGGTTTGATGGCAGCCTTTCTACTCATGATGCATTAAAGAAAGTTGGTGCAATTATAGAAAGACCTAATTTTTATCCATACATGACTGCGGAAGAAAACTTGAAGTTGGTTTGTAAAATCAAAAACATACCTTTTGATAAAGTCAATGAAAAATTAGAATTGGTTGGATTATTAGACCGAAAAGACAGCAAATTCAAAACGTTTTCTTTAGGAATGAAGCAACGTTTGGCAATTGCCTCTGCCCTTTTAAATGATCCTGAAATTTTAATTTTAGACGAACCTACAAATGGATTAGATCCACAAGGCATTCGTCAAATTAGAGATTTAATTAAAATCATTGCAAACCAAGGAACAACTATACTTTTAGCTTCGCATTTACTAGATGAAGTAGAAAAAGTATGTTCACATGTAATTGTTTTACGTTACGGGGTAACGCTTTATCAAGGAACTGTTGATGAAATGTTAGCAAATGAAGGATTCTTTGAACTTCAAGCGGATAATTTAGAAGAATTGGTTCAAATTGTATCTCAACATCAAGCTGTAGACAAAATTGAAGTTCAAGAAGGAAAAGTTTTAGTGTATTTAAAAGCGCCTTTAGAAGCAGGAGAATTGAATCAATATTTATTTAACAAGAATATTGTTTTAACGCATTTATTAAAGCGCAAAACGAGCTTGGAAGAACAATTCTTAAAACTAACAAACTAA
- a CDS encoding ABC1 kinase family protein gives MKTIDSIPTSKIQRASKLIQTGAKVGVNYLKYYGDKITKTEEEAKESLNKNNAEDIYDSLKQLKGSALKVAQMLSMDKNILPRAYVEKFSLAQFSVPPLSAPLVNKTFKKYFGKQPNEIYDTFNATSINAASIGQVHQATKDGKKLAVKIQYPGVAESISSDLALVKPIAIKMFNIKGKDSDKYFKEVEDKLIEETNYINEVKQSMEIVEACNNIPNLIFPNYYPEWSSEKIITMDWMTGEHLSEFTAHNTDVEKSNILGQTLWDFYMFQMHNLRKVHADPHPGNFLITKDTKLVALDFGCMKEVPNDFYVPYFELAKKENLNNPEFFKSKLYELEILKKEDTKEEVEFFTEMFHELLSLFARPFHVEEFDFSDEEFFGQIADLGERYSKNTELRNMNGNRGSKHFIYINRTFFGLYNLMHDLKATNVKINNFIQY, from the coding sequence ATGAAAACAATCGATAGTATTCCAACATCAAAAATTCAAAGAGCATCAAAACTTATTCAAACTGGTGCCAAAGTTGGCGTGAATTATCTCAAATATTACGGCGATAAAATCACCAAAACAGAAGAAGAAGCTAAAGAGTCGCTAAACAAAAACAATGCTGAAGACATTTATGATAGTTTAAAGCAATTAAAAGGAAGTGCTTTAAAAGTGGCTCAAATGTTAAGCATGGACAAAAATATTTTACCAAGAGCTTACGTGGAAAAATTTTCGTTGGCGCAATTTTCAGTTCCACCATTATCAGCGCCATTGGTAAATAAAACATTTAAAAAATATTTTGGAAAACAACCAAACGAAATATACGATACCTTCAATGCCACTTCGATAAATGCGGCTAGCATTGGTCAAGTACACCAAGCTACCAAGGATGGGAAAAAACTTGCTGTGAAAATTCAATATCCAGGAGTGGCAGAAAGTATCAGTTCAGATTTAGCTTTGGTAAAACCAATTGCCATTAAAATGTTCAACATCAAAGGAAAAGATTCGGATAAATATTTTAAGGAAGTTGAAGATAAATTGATTGAAGAAACCAATTACATCAATGAAGTAAAACAAAGTATGGAAATTGTTGAAGCTTGTAACAACATTCCAAACTTAATATTTCCAAATTACTATCCAGAATGGTCTTCAGAAAAAATCATCACGATGGATTGGATGACAGGTGAACATTTATCTGAATTCACCGCTCACAATACCGATGTTGAAAAATCAAATATTTTAGGACAAACACTTTGGGATTTTTATATGTTTCAAATGCACAATTTGAGAAAAGTGCATGCCGATCCACATCCAGGAAATTTCTTAATTACTAAAGACACCAAGTTAGTCGCTTTAGATTTTGGCTGTATGAAAGAAGTTCCGAATGATTTTTATGTTCCCTATTTCGAATTAGCAAAAAAAGAAAATCTAAACAATCCGGAATTCTTTAAATCGAAATTATACGAATTAGAAATATTAAAAAAAGAAGACACAAAAGAAGAAGTGGAATTCTTTACCGAAATGTTTCATGAACTCTTAAGTTTATTTGCACGACCTTTTCATGTGGAAGAATTTGACTTTTCAGATGAAGAGTTTTTTGGTCAAATTGCCGATTTAGGTGAACGCTATTCTAAAAACACCGAATTAAGAAATATGAATGGAAATAGAGGATCAAAACATTTTATTTACATCAACAGAACGTTCTTTGGGTTGTATAATTTAATGCACGATTTAAAAGCTACAAATGTTAAAATTAACAACTTTATTCAATATTAA